In Ipomoea triloba cultivar NCNSP0323 chromosome 7, ASM357664v1, a single genomic region encodes these proteins:
- the LOC116025699 gene encoding omega-6 fatty acid desaturase, chloroplastic: protein MACSVADSSFLILTPSKRPILGNKIAQLSFPGITSEGLHKIRTKQSRCSISFRKTNVIRAVAVPVAPSPAESAEDRKLLCERYGFRQIGEPLPDNVTLKDIIDTLPKKVFEIDNFKAWKTVLISVTSYSLGLYMIAKAPWYLLPLAWAWTGTAITGFFVIGHDCAHKSFSKNKLVEDIVGTLAMMPLIYPYEPWRFKHDRHHAKTNMLEEDTAWHPVWKEEFDSAPLLRKALIFAMGPIRPWMSIAHWLVWHFNLNKFRPSEVNRVKISLACVFAFMAIGWPLIIYKTGIIGWVKFWLMPWLGYHFWMSTFTMVHHTAPHIPFKYSNEWNAAQAQLNGTVHCDYPRWVEILCHDINVHVPHHVSPRIPSYNLRDAHKSIQENWGRYLNEATWNWRLMKTIMTVCHVYDKERNYIPFDELAPTESQPITFLKKVMPEYA from the exons ATGGCTTGCAGTGTTGCAGATTCCAGCTTTCTAATCTTG ACCCCTTCGAAGAGGCCGATTCTGGGCAATAAAATTGCACAGCTTAGCTTCCCAG GTATTACTTCAGAAGGATTACATAAGATAAGAACCAAACAGAGTAGATGTTCAATTTCCTTCAGAAAAACAAATGTTATACGAGCTGTGGCAGTTCCGGTTGCCCCCTCTCCTGCAGAAAGTGCTGAGGATAGGAAACTATTATGTGAAAGATATGGTTTTAGGCAAATTGGAGAACCGCTACCGGATAATGTTACATTAAAAGATATTATAGACACACTCCCAAAAAAG GTGTTTGAGATTGATAATTTTAAAGCATGGAAGACAGTTTTGATATCAGTAACTTCATATTCTTTGGGACTTTACATGATTGCCAAAGCCCCGTGGTATCTACTTCCATTAGCTTGGGCATGGACGGGAACTGCAATAACAGGA tTCTTTGTAATAGGACATGATTGTGCACAcaaatcattttcaaaaaacaaattgGTCGAGGATATTGTTGGTACTCTAGCTATGATGCCGCTGATTTACCCCTATGAACCTTGGCGGTTTAAGCACGATCGCCATCATGCAAAAACTAACAT GTTGGAAGAAGACACAGCTTGGCACCCTGTTTGGAAAGAGGAGTTTGATTCTGCGCCACTATTGCGTAAGGCATTGATATTTGCTATGGGACCCATTCGACCTTGGATGTCTATAGCTCACTG GTTGGTCTGGCATTTTAATTTGAACAAGTTCAGACCTAGCGAAGTCAATAGAGTAAAAATAAGCTTAGCCTGCGTCTTTGCTTTCATGGCTATTGGATGGCCGTTGATCATCTACAAAACGGGAATAATTGGATGGGTCAAGTTTTGGCTCATGCCATGGCTGGGTTATCACTTTTGG ATGAGTACCTTTACGATGGTCCATCATACAGCTCCTCacattcccttcaaatattcaaaCGAGTGGAACGCAGCTCAGGCCCAGCTTAATGGCACGGTTCATTGCGACTATCCTCGTTG GGTTGAGATCCTTTGCCATGATATTAATGTTCACGTACCCCACCATGTCTCCCCGAGAATACCAAGCTATAATCTGCGGGATGCTCATAAATCCATCCAAGAGAATTGGGGAAGG TACTTGAATGAGGCCACATGGAATTGGCGTCTAATGAAGACGATAATGACAGTGTGTCACGTCTATGATAAGGAGCGGAACTATATTCCATTTGACGAACTTGCCCCTACCGAATCCCAACCAATCACTTTCCTCAAAAAAGTAATGCCCGAGTACGCTTAG
- the LOC116025698 gene encoding BTB/POZ domain-containing protein At2g24240-like — protein MGIQRDRVRFNVGGRVFETTATTLANAGRNSFFGAMFDENWSLKSEATITEHFIDRNPDCFAVILDLLRTGELYIPANVPEKLVYREALFYGVLDHVREAKWGPFDGNRLRLARSMTGRAPGDGTAIRAGPDGGCCVVHGSMVHVYDWIMEEHPPINLDYQRVNDAGWIDSGKIVISACERLGRGDGGLGLFNASNGELGFKFNVCHENQAKSFTAGALSFSSDYKLFSSCKGRSNEYGIGVWDQVTGKQTDFFYEPPGWSLGDADKLQWLHGANCLLVATLFPRKDNCYISLLDFRAKTMVWSWSDIGAPISDERRVRDAIAMEETSSVCVVNEYEDLGFMDLRSSAGSVRWSSRSRLMKGGKMPDEPCYPKLALHEGQLFSSMNDCVSVFCGPDWVLTSRLRRSYGGSICDFSIGGDRLFALHSEENVFDVWETPPPPIL, from the coding sequence ATGGGAATTCAGAGAGATAGGGTGCGGTTTAATGTAGGCGGAAGAGTATTTGAAACCACGGCGACGACGCTGGCGAACGCCGGCCGGAATTCTTTCTTCGGAGCAATGTTTGACGAGAACTGGAGCCTGAAGTCGGAGGCCACTATAACCGAACACTTCATTGACCGGAATCCGGATTGTTTCGCCGTTATCCTCGACCTTCTGAGAACAGGGGAGCTTTATATTCCGGCGAATGTCCCGGAGAAGCTGGTGTACAGAGAGGCCCTGTTTTATGGGGTATTGGATCATGTCAGGGAGGCTAAATGGGGCCCATTTGACGGCAACCGTCTCCGCCTGGCCCGGTCGATGACCGGCCGAGCCCCCGGAGACGGCACCGCCATCAGAGCTGGCCCGGACGGCGGCTGCTGTGTGGTTCATGGGAGTATGGTTCATGTATATGATTGGATTATGGAAGAACACCCTCCAATCAATCTTGATTATCAGAGGGTTAATGATGCAGGGTGGATTGATTCAGGGAAGATTGTGATTAGTGCTTGTGAGAGATTGGGGAGGGGAGATGGAGGGTTGGGATTGTTCAATGCCTCAAATGGGGAGCTAGGGTTTAAGTTCAATGTGTGCCATGAAAATCAGGCTAAAAGCTTCACAGCTGGAGCATTGAGTTTCAGCTCTGATTATAAACTTTTCTCTAGCTGTAAGGGGAGAAGCAATGAGTATGGGATTGGTGTTTGGGACCAAGTAACCGGAAAACAAACCGATTTCTTCTACGAGCCGCCCGGGTGGTCCCTAGGCGACGCAGACAAGCTGCAATGGCTACACGGCGCCAATTGTCTATTGGTTGCCACTTTGTTCCCGAGGAAGGACAATTGTTACATCAGTTTACTTGATTTCCGGGCGAAAACCATGGTGTGGTCGTGGTCTGACATCGGGGCGCCCATCTCGGACGAGAGGAGGGTGAGGGACGCGATTGCAATGGAAGAAACCAGCTCGGTTTGTGTGGTGAATGAGTACGAGGATTTAGGGTTTATGGACCTGAGGAGCAGTGCAGGGAGTGTGAGGTGGAGTTCAAGGAGCAGGCTGATGAAAGGAGGGAAGATGCCTGATGAACCTTGCTACCCTAAACTGGCATTGCATGAAGGGCAGCTGTTTTCTTCCATGAATGATTGTGTTTCAGTGTTTTGTGGCCCTGATTGGGTTCTGACGTCGAGGCTTCGTCGCAGCTATGGGGGCTCGATCTGCGATTTCTCGATTGGCGGGGATCGGCTGTTTGCTCTTCACAGTGAAGAGAATGTGTTTGATGTGTGGGAAACTCCTCCCCCACCAATACTATGA